The genomic segment GTGGTCTCCGTCGTCAGCTAAGGTTCATGTGTGTCGTTGTTTTGTCCTCCGTTGTAATGGCCATTGAGTCCTCAGTTCCGGTTGTCGTTGCGTCCTTAGTTTCAATTGTCGCTAAGTCCTTAGTTTCGGTCATCGTCATCGTTTGTCATCGCATTACATCGTCTCCTGCCCCAACAATCTTCAGGGCCTTCATggtatttctttattttgagtATTCcctgcaaaattttctttattttgatcATTCCCTGAAGATTTTCTCTATCTATGAGAAGTACTACTTATGTGTATTCGACGAATCACCAAGGGGCAGCATCATACAAAGGGTATGTATCATTCCTTACCTCTATTTTCACTGAGTATGCCATCAATGTTACCTTTGATACCATAACTATCACATTCATTCCTTTAAATGGTTCAACAGTACCTTTCGTCAATGCAATTGAAATTGTTTCAATGCTAAATGACTTGTTTATGGATCAGGCATTGGCCCTAACCCAATTGCATCATTCAATGGCATTTGCTAAACTTGCCTTTAAGACTGATTATCGCTTAAACATGGGAGATCCCTTACTCAAACTAATGTATTATGTGTGTCATTATAGGACAAAGTTTCACTTCAACAGTCATACATATCTATGAAATAGAAGTTTTCAAGGTGAGTAGATTTAAGTTAATTGGGAaacaagtattttattttttaattaaatctttgTTTGTATGttccatgattattgatttctttttcaatgtattttatgaaatatcatattgatattttttttaggaatattttttaatcttggATTGCTAAGCCTCGAAAGTAATTCCTCATACTAGTGGTTTTAAACCTATCTCAAGAAGAAGGCATGAGATGGTagtaatattatgaaaaatatgatgacttgtattatattttacaatttactatttattttaatttatctttttatttactttttggaAACTGGACAGTTGCCTAGTCGTGAAAAGTTATATATTGAAACTCATAAAAAAAAGGATAGATCATTTGTAAATGATGCGACAAAAGCTATAGCGGTTAGTTCTactataatatgatattttcaaatattttcctTCAATATTTAGAGTTTTAACTACAAAATGTTATATGTCTATAGGAACAAATTGAAGTGGGTTTGACTCAAAGCATTACTGATGAATCAGAGGTTTCCCCTAATGATGTTGTTGGTGGAGTGTTAGACTTAGAGCATTCTAGGAGAATGTGATGCATAGGTTTGGGAGCAACTCCTACTGACTCATTCATAAATATAAGACTTTGACTTTCAAATTTAAGCATTACTTCATCTAACATTGCCACATCATCAACATCTTCTAATCAGTGGCATCAGAAGTACACCAATTAAGAATCTTAGGTTCAAACCACCTTGGGTGCACTAAAAGCATACATGATAATGAAGGAAGGAAAGATTCATATGAATTGGCCACCTTCTCTGATCCTCAACCACAAGTAAGTTACTAAACAAGTAGAAGTATTATGCTTCATATATTGTAATTATCGTGAGCATATGTGGTTGAGTTtaagaaattatgaattttcAACAAGATTAACAAAACTAGTAAGATGCATCCTAGTTGCAAATTTATTATGCATAAGATAGATTAAGGAAAATCTACTAAAATCATTAATGATTGTCAAGAAATATCGATGGACATGCAAAGAAAGAGTAAGAGAAAGGCCTCAAATATCGACGTGAATTACTATTAGGAAAAGAAAGTTTATATTGCTTTTCCATATCACATACATTACATGTTCAATTCCAGATTTTATATAGTCATTTTTTTCGTAACAGATGCAATCTCTTATCAAATAAGTCGTCAAGTCTTCTATGCCAAATCTTACTACTAACAGAATTGacaaatttctcaaaatcaGAAAGAATGTATAATCCCTCATGAAAGCTAATTGAATCAAATCATCTTTTTATTCATTTGATCTTATACTTGAAAGTCTTTAACTAATTTGGAGATGGATATCAAATTGTAGTTGAAATCAGGTATAAAGAGAACATCGTGCATAAGAATTTCATTAGTAAATCTGATTTCTCCTTTATGAGTGTCATTAACACAAACATTATTAGGAAGGTTGACTTtgatattcttaattttatcatatGTGACAAAATATTCAAGACTTATGACAATGTGATTAGTGGCTCATGAGTCCAGGATCCATTTTCCTTTAATGTGTAGAAGATTAACGCAATGTGAGATATTACTTGGATCAATAACTCTTGATGTAATGTTGGTATTGTGATTTTCTTTGTCACTCGTATCAAATTCACCTCTAGGTTTGATTAAGGCCATCAATGTTTGGTATTATTGGTGTATGAGTTTAACTTCTTACTCATCTTCATCATTCTTGGCATCAACATTTCTAATCTAATCTTGGCATTGAAAGTCTTATTATCAGGTGGAAATTTGTGTTTTCTATAGCATACATCCATTGTGTGACCACTTTTGCCATAGTGAATGCATACATGTTTTTCCTTCTTATTTAGGAGGTCATTCTTCCTATAACACATAGATTCAACATGCCCATTCTTCCCACAAAAGGAACATGTTGATACAATGGCAATAACTATAACCTTATTTTCTAAATTGGCAATCACATTATTCCTATTTAATTGTCTTTCATGTTgtaaaacataagaaaatattGTCAAGATAGGAGGTAAAGGATCCCTTAGGAAGACATGTGACTTGATATTACAACATTGTTCATTTAAGCCTATCAAGAATTTCATTGCACGGTCTTCTACTTTCCTTTCAGCGATCAAATTTGAAACCTTGCAAGAACCTTTAAGCTACAAAAAGGATCTAGATGAAAGTTCTCGAGAGCGTCTCAAATAAttctcatttttgtaaaatattcaCTTACAATCTACTCTCCTTGTCTTAACTACATAGCATCCATTTGGTGTTGAGAAATAATTGTTATTGAACCGTTTAAGTATTTTGGGGTGTTTAAGGATTAGTGGAATATGTTGTGAAATGTATTGAGTGGTAAATTTTATTATGGGCTGAGTGGTttatggatatatatatatatatatatatatatatatatatatatatatatatatatatatatatatatatatatatatatatatatatatatatatatatatatatatatatggtgttaaagtttaaagttgttctggatttttatttaagttcaaTTTGTCTTATTATGTGTATGAATCATGTtgcttataaattttaaattttgatgttaaGAATATGTTTTTGCTTTGTTGATTAAGGTTGAAGTGTTGTTGTGTTTTGGCCTAAACTCTTTGTGGCTTTGGATGAATATGTAGGTTGTTTTGTGGTTTTCATGGTGTTGTAGAAATTCATACACTTATGTCATTGTTTATTTCActaatactttttttatcattttagcaAGTTGGTGATGCAAATGAGCCTGAGTCTCCTTTGGGTACAATACAATCATTTAGCGGTAGTAACATTTAAGGagtttataatgttttttaggATGAAACTATATCTAGTCCATTATGAATTTTGAGTAATTATGGATTAAGTTGTAATTACGtttcattataaataagttttatgtTACTATGGTGATTTTGACAATGGAATTATATGTATTTGTCATGTCTTTTgttacattaatatattttaatcttgttacaaataaatattattgatacaaaaatataaatacctCAAATGGtgacataaattaaataatgcaaacaaaataaagtagtAAACCCTCACACTAAATAATACAAATGAGGAAAGTTAAAATCTCTACCGTATAATTGTCAAAATGAATAGGGTAATATTGATCCCataaaaaaagtgcaaaaatgcatttaatatttgtaataaaatagttgaaaataaagGAGATTAAAAACCCCCCACAAAATAATAGTCAGTAATAGAGGAAGTTTTTAACCTCTGTAAATTGAATATGATATCAAGGGTCATAGAAAACTCATGCAGATAGGTTGTGTCGACTCTAACTACGGAGGTTTGAAAAACCCCCACAAATTAATTTGAGAAGGATAAAAATCCCCACAAAtcggaaaaaaaaaacttcaccAAATAATATCTTTTATGTAGTGTCTAAACattacattaatttaatgttcaactcttctttttcaaatactttttctaatctaatcaaatgaTTCACAATGTGTAAACCGTTTCTATATATTTGCGATGTTGCTTCCTATTGTACTCTAAAGAGTTCATATTGTGAAATCAATGTGTTTCCTAGCTCTTTTGACATCATTTGTTGTTTCATATGTGACTTCAAGTATGCcacatatttcttttaattaattgtacaaAGACACTTTAAAGAATTCATTAAGATTCATAGCAGATGTTATGATGTTTTTAGCCAtgctataatatatatatatatatatatatatatatatatatatatatatatatatatatatatatatatagagagagagagagagagagagagagagagagaaaggagagggagggagagaaaggagagggagggagagaaaggagagggagggagagaaaggagggagagagagaggaagagagagggagagggagagggagaaagagagattaacacaataaaatttatattaattcacGTTATAccaagacttatgtaatatcaaAGTTTGACAAACATAGCCTAAACAGTGAAAGTAAACTATACAAGAAAACTccaaaacacttttaaaaataggCTTAGGAAACTAATTGTAGAGATTAAATTCTCCTTTTTATACCTTAGGAGTCTAATTGCTCCAATAGGATTTTAGAAGACTAACTTCTCCTTTTTACACCTTAGGAGTCGAATAGTTCCCAtcagatttctttttatacCTTAGGAGTCTAATTGCTCTCATTGAATTTTAGGAGACTATTTCCTCCTTTTTATATAGTAGGAGTCTAATTTCTCCCATCGAAATTTAAGAGACTACTTGCTCCTTTATATACCTTAGGAGTTTAATTGCTTTCATTGTAATTTAGGAGACTGTTTACTCATTTTTAAACCTTAGGAGTCTAATTGCTCCTATTAGATTTTAGGAGACTATTTCCTCCTTTTTATATAGTAGGAGTCTAATTTCTCCCATCGAATTTTAAGAGACTACTTGCTCCTTTTTATACCTTAGGAGTCTAATTGCTCTCATCGTAATTTAGGAGACTATTTACTCATTTTTAAACCTTAGGAGTCTAATTGCTCTTATCAGATTTTAGGAGACTATTTGCTCCTTCTTATACCTTAGAAGTCTAATTATTTTCATTGGATTTTAGGAGACTAATTGCTCATTTTTACACCTTAGGGGTCTAATTGCTTCGTCAAATTTTAGGAGACTATATGCTCCCTTTTACACCTTAGAATTGTAATTGCTCCTTTCTCTAATCTCTCGATTATGTCTAACAACACACTAgtacattaaaaagaaaaggcaccagttattttttattattggcaTCGGTTTTGCAACCGAAGCATACGTGAGCGAGGTAAAAAGGACCGATTTTATGCCTCGGGTCATGGACTAAGATAAAAAGTAGACAgaaatatgcctcggttcttacataaccgaggcagtatcctttttttttttcagatgcaACCTGCAACCTGTTTACAGTAGGCAACCAGAAATGGTTTCAGAAACTAGAAATTGTTTCAGCAAAAAAATTTTCAGCAACAAGAAACTGTTTCAACAAGTCAATGTTTTTCACACAACCGGAAAATCCCAATCCCAATCCCAGATCAAAACAGACCTAACATTTTACAATTTCAGAAACCCAAAGTGCTTGTGATTGTGAGTCTTCACTGGCCTGGCCTCAAAAGCAGAAGAACAAGAGTAGATGAACACCTTCTGCAACAAACCAGGAAGCTCCCTTAGGGTTTCCCATCACACAGGGCTGCAAGCGGCATAGGCAGGCAGCAACGACGGAAGGCTCACCGATCTGGAGAAGCGAAGGCAGCggcgatctggagcggtggatggAGAGCGGCGGAGGCAGGTAGCAACGACGGAGGCTCGCCGATCGGGAGAGGCGGAGGCAGCagcgatctggagcggtggatcgAGAGCGGCGGAGGCAGGCAGCAACGACGgagggctcgccgatctggaGAGGCGGAGGCAGCAGCGATCTAGAGCGGTGGATGGAGAGCGGCGGAGGCAGGCAGCAACGACGGAGGCTCGCCGATCTGGAGAGGCGGAGGCAGCGGCGATCTGGAGAGGTGGATCGAGAGCGGCGGAGGCAGGCAACAACGACGGAGGCTCGCCAATCTGGAGCGGCTTGGCCAtggcgatctggagcggtggatctaGAGCGGCGGAGGCAGCGGAGGCAGCGGCGGAGGACGTACAGCGGCGGAGGCACGGACAGAGAAGAGTGAGAGCACGAGGGAAGTGAGAGCACGAGGGGAGTGAGCacgaagaagagaagaagaatgggAGCCACGGGTAGAGagaagtgaaaatgaagagttAATGTCAGAACCGTGTTAGGTGGCAGGAGTTATGCCTCGGTTTCGCCTAAAACCGAGTTAGTAGTGTCCTTTAGGCATCGGTTGCTAGGCAACCGAGTTAGTAGCTCTTATCAGACCCAACAGCTGTCAGGGGAGCAGGTTTGGGCagagttttatgcctcggttttacATAAAACCGAGTTAGTAGCGTGCTTTAGGCACCGGTTATGGAACAACTGAGGcatatatttaagttattattacGATTCTGCCACTACATTATTATACGCTTCGGGTTCGcttaaaccgaagcgtatattgCGCTTcttaatctcatttttttactagtgacacCAGTTATCCTTcttcattaatttaattagaaaaatgttCCACTTGTGGAGATGAAAACGCCATTTCTACTTGAAACATTGCATCCACTCCATAAACTAGTGAAAAGGGTGTTTCCTCCGTGGTTGTTTGCTTGATTAAATGGTAAGACCATAAGACTTGTGACAAGGCTTCAACCGATCATCCCTTCgatgtattttattaagatGTCTTAATGAAAACAAAGTCTATAATGCAATGGGAGAGATACATCATAAACTCTTtgaatattaagaaaataatacacATAACTCTCTCTTGTTactatttgtttttgttaattcTATTATGCGAAGTGTTTATCATCAAAATTAGTATGTTCATTACATAAAGTTAGAGGCTTTTCATGTCATAAAgagttaaaaattattaaaatgagttttgtatttttatgtctagttcaaaatcaaattgtttatattaatttaaatacaataattatttgCCTAAATccatatatttacattttatcataaatattgattcaataataagtaaaagtaaaaatcataAACTGAAAGTTTTAATCATTATCAATACTAGTTTTACTTAAAACattattgtaaatatattacttttaaaataatttaaattttgacaaTCAGTCGAATTTGTGGACCAATTTAAATTAGGGTGGTGAATTCAACTCATGGAATGAATAATTGCAAAAGAGATATGGTTggaattttctcttttatattttctcttttataacTTGTAAGTGAATTCCGCTAAGAAGTGAGATCTTTAAATAAAGAGTTGAAAAAGGTGatttaattaatcaatgtaatTTCTTCCAATCACATAAAATGTTAGAAAGAGTATGTGAGAAATTATTCTGCTGGTTTGCATAACTTTCATTTGAAGTATAAGAATTAATCCTTTTGCAAACATGTTTTTTATGAAATGTGCATTGCACATGATGATTCATGTTATTCAATAGATATGAAAAGTAAAGTTTAGAGTGGTTTTATGAGCAGATAAGAATATAACTTTAACACTCTCACTAATTCAACGATTCATCAGTGATCCAACATTTCTACTCAGTTTTTTTAACTTTGTCCTTTTCTTACTGCTTCTAGTTTCATCACAAATCTTCACGTCATTGGGTAGAGCCTGTCTGCTCAAGACTTGGTTGGTATACAACATAATAATGTAATGTATGTCGACCATGACAAGGATTCcttacagaaaaaaataaatcatatattttgtATAACACTATTATAATTTACAAGTGTGAAAAGTTTATTATGAGTTTAACTAAAGTAAGTTAACTCATTTTCATTCacttttttatgaattaaaagttttgtaaTCTAACTTATTTAAGGAAATAGAttcatttaaacatattttctttttccaagttttttcaaatatttattatggtAGAATCAAATATTAAAGCAGACTAATTCAATTCGTGAGTTCATAGCAATACAACGAGGATATTTGTCTATTTCACTAAACACTAACCAAAGTTAAGAAATAGTATTATAAAGAtagtaattaaatattgaaatattaatttatataattagatcaaacaaataaattatacatttaaataatcaaactgtactttagttttaaaaaaaaactaaaatgttaatctacataattaaaattaataaataattataaaaaatattaataatgaattattaattcaattcaaatttgGTTAACTCAACTTAAatgaatcaaatttaatttaatcaacgtttaaaatatttatagttttataattcaATCGGACTTTAACCATTATCAGTCTAACTAACTCATATATTTAACTTAACAACTTAACACCACCgtcactacaaaaataacaGATTATACAAGAGGTTTTTTTCTACGTTTCCAGTGGCTTTTTTTTATTACCAACAgcaaaaagaagatgaaaaacaatTGATGAAGATGCGACGTAGAACTATGAAATATTAACATACTTATCGACGATTTGATAAACAAACCgtgtattaaaaattaatgttagcTTTAGTTTAGCTTAGAATTgccaaaaaaaatctaaaagaaaaacaatagaaagataataaaaaatatatttgcgATTTCTATATAAAATgactaaaaattatttgaagtttaTAAAACCGTCAGAAAAAAAATCctgataaaatatgttatttctGTAGTGCAGTGATATATGCGTAAGAAAGGAAAACAAGTTAATGTTGTGTGACAAATTTCAAAatgtaaataagaaaattacGGAGCAACCCATAAATTTATATGGTTGAAAATGGtatgattattttttctatgGAATTGgctcataattaattattattgagACGGTTTGCAATATTGAGTTTAgagaaaaattacttttaagtAACAAAGACGTGTTTATGAGAATTAAAATTAAGGTAATAAAGAATGGATAATTCTCAACAAAAAGTTTATAAAGAAACTTTAGGAAAaggaatattaaattaaaaaaaaaaaggtgaatgAAAAGGGAAACAGCTGTCGGCACAGGAAGATGAGAGATTGATGGTGTATGAAGATGGAAAATAAATACGTATTGGTGATGTCATCCTCTAAAAGATGGTAAATAGTATTTAAAAGATGAGAAGGAAGTGATTGTTGAGTTTAATTGGTTTTGTTTTGTAGCTGGATTTTGGACCACAATGAAAATGACAATCCTTGTTCTGCTGTGTGTTCATGCTGTACACCGAAATGATGCGATGCTGTTATCACATGAAGAATGAAGAGACTACTAACGTTGGTGCCATTGATGGTTTTGAGTTAAAGACAAAGATGGTAAATGGGTAGGGTCCCATGAAGCTGCTTCTATTTTCTGGACTATTAGGGGGGTTCACCACGTGACTCAACCCCTTCTACACCTcttctttcacttatttatttattccttCTTCCACCTACTTTCAACCATGCTTTCATCTCTgttgctctctctctctctctcccttaATATTCAACCAATGAAGCAACaccttgcttttcttttctttcttctccttctttcctCCTTCCTAGTTTCTCCCCGTCTCCTTCAACCACCCAAAGGTAAATCACATCACATCCTATATTATattctatattaattatatattatatctttcttCACCTCAGAACTTCATATAGGTGAGAAGGAAGTGCAGCTCAATCATAAATCTGTTTCTCGGTCGTCCTTTCAGCTAAATGACAATATGGAACAAGTAAGAATACGTCTCATGTTTAATCTATCTCCATCTCCATTTGCATGTTGCTTTCTCATACACagtttaaaactaaaatgaacttgtttaaaatattttctgtttatatttctATTCTCACTTTTAAATGTAACAatgtattgttttcttttaacaaaaactAGTGAAAACAATTATGTCTTCTGTTTTCACTTTCTGTTCACTGTTTTGTACAGAGTTTTTAAAGAGATTGAAAACAGGAAATGTTTCTCTGATTGGATGTTATTTCATACAGTTAATGGGTTCGGAGGAGTGCTTTGAGAATGATGAAGGGTGCAATAGCAGAAGGATGATGGTGGAGGCGCACTTGGATTACATCTACACGCAACGCCACAAGCCTTGAATTAATTGGACTTGAACTTTGGTTCAAAGGCAGAGTATTAAGTACGAGTCCCTAATATAAAACCAATAAAACCGTCTTCTGTTTTTTCCGGGATTCAAGTTGTGCCTgtgattgaaaattaaaaagaaataattaattacattagcTAAGGATAGATGGTGAGTCATCACATAATTTTTCGGGATATACTTTTTCCATGGTGTATATGTTTATTCACAAATCATAAgtctaatattatttatataattattccTACATAACTGTTACTGGACAGGACCACCTTGGTAACATTGCCCAAACAAATGCCTTTTAGTCTTTGAATCACtttgtgtaattttaatttctcaGTAGCCTCTCAGTTGCAAGTCTGCATACTAAGTTTCTCAAATTTAGTAATTATGCAATTTACGTCTCTTGCACACAGTAcattagcattttttttttattccatgtTAGACATCACTACAAAATGTTGACAtcttaaattttcattaatcACGTGTCACCACATAAAAAGTctaaaaacaagaaagaaaatacaaGTAAACTGATATTGTAAAATTAGTTCAAAATGGAAAAGTTAAAATTGTTAAGAATTAAAATTGCACAAGTAGGATACTCAGATACcgaaaatacaattaatataaagtattttCGATGTCAGCACTCTCGTGACCATGAGTGAATCGAATTCAGTGACAAGTCTATTTACTCGTgttgtttttataaaatgatttgcAATAGCCCTTGATGTAACTTGTCACGAAATTAGAACACtaaactttttcttccttttaagGAAGGTATACAATTAGGATACCTTATCCCTCCAGAAGCCCAAATTATAATTGTTGGACCTAAGGGAGTTTAGTTGCCGTGACCGATAACCAGTTGATGTTCCATCTGACAGAAGCACCACTAGTCCAATGTTAAGGGGAACAGTTGAAATATGCAGCCGATAGGTTCGAAAAATAACATAAAGTACCAATAAGGTATCAGTTAATGAATGTATTTATGACACGACATAGTTGATGTAGTTTCATTAACTGATAAATAACAAGATTGGCACCTGGATGACCAATGAATCCTCTCCAACAAACATTTTGATGTGTCATTGAATGTTTTCACAAAGAAACACATCAGCTCACATGCCAGTCGATCACAATTAGAAAGTGTGCAGAAAGTAATgcgaaaaaagaaaacttaatatCAACTCTTGAGCAACAAGGAACAGGTAGAAATTTGACAGTGACAAAAATAAATGACAAGAAAAGCAAAACGCAGACTAAAATGCGTTGCAGAAATTTCTTGCACAAAAACGTACAGATGTTGTGCGAATATCATTCATTAAGTACATAATTCACCAACTAAATGCTAGGGGTGAAAAGGCGTATTTACCTAGCAGAATAAACAATAAAGGCTCCGCATCTGAATAGGAAATGTACATCTTTCATCTTTATTCAAAgccaaaaaaaatgaaaaactcagTCAGTACTCTGCaagaaaaatacaaatcaaCATTCGCTATTGTTCATAGAAATGAAATTTATAACATTAGGAAAGCAATGTCCCGGTAGAAAGTAACACTGCAATTCCGAAACCCCTTGCGAAGGACAGTGTGCAAGGAAAACACATAAAAGGTAATCAGAATAGTTAGAATTCATATGATACAGAGAATGCCATCCAACATTTGGGATAACTACAACGACCACAGTGCTTTGCCCCATATTACAACCAGATGTTGTTTAAAAGGCAAAAACCCACTTCAATAACCAAAATGAAGTAATGCAACCAACCACATCAATGAGCAAAAGTTGAGGTGGAAAAGCTAACGCACTTTACATACTCTGAACACTAAGGAATATCCTCTTCCTTCCTGAGTGCAAAAgaaactaaagaaaacaaaagaaaaatgaagtgCACAAAATTCGTTTGACAACTCTTGAAACCAATTAGAAAACAATTTAGCATTAAAAGCCATAAGATTTGATTAATTCAAAGTAAACCTTAGTTCCCTCACCTACAAAGTTCTTGTTACAACAGAGCTCCAATGTTAACTTGATTTAATCCTGTCCCTGCAAAATGTAACAGGTCCAGACATTATCAGCAATAAAAGTCCTTCGATTTGAAGTAAGCAAATAGTGGgggaaaacaaaataacaaaacagGTTTTTTAAACTTGAGAAACAGAGAGCCTAGGGCAATCATTTGACATTGTCTAGTTAACTTTCAATGCTCAACTGCCACTGATATACAAGAGCATAGAAACCAAAAATTTAAGCAGACACCCTCTTTCA from the Vigna angularis cultivar LongXiaoDou No.4 chromosome 3, ASM1680809v1, whole genome shotgun sequence genome contains:
- the LOC108324538 gene encoding uncharacterized protein LOC108324538, whose amino-acid sequence is MSFFSHFPLSQPCYTNRNPRRSSSSFFLKFFTQPSDFLLQRMQLVLVFLKFFSQPFQFFPTTSLILKLASSSSHHCLQVIIACGLRRQLRFMCVVVLSSVVMAIESSVPVVVASLVSIVAKSLVSVIVIVCHRITSSPAPTIFRAFMVFLYFEYSLQNFLYFDHSLKIFSIYEKYYLCVFDESPRGSIIQRDKVSLQQSYISMK
- the LOC108325914 gene encoding putative phytosulfokines 6 → MLSSLLLSLSLSLNIQPMKQHLAFLFFLLLLSSFLVSPRLLQPPKGEKEVQLNHKSVSRSSFQLNDNMEQLMGSEECFENDEGCNSRRMMVEAHLDYIYTQRHKP